From Bacillus basilensis, a single genomic window includes:
- a CDS encoding undecaprenyldiphospho-muramoylpentapeptide beta-N-acetylglucosaminyltransferase: MNKKILFTGGGTAGHVMINIVLIPKFIEQGWRVEYIGSKNGIEKSLVQNVKYNSVSTGKLRRYWDLENFKDPFKIIHGCLQSYKLIKKIKPDVIFSAGGFVSVPVAIGAWLNRVPIIIREPDSTLGLANKIALPFATKLCTTFPQTGENVSNEKKVYVGPIVRGELEKGNVLRGRSYCKFQQDKPVLLIMGGSQGAQWINNMVRKSLETLLLNFNIVHMCGKGKVDSSIGMEGYMQFEYIGEELPHILNMASVVISRAGSTAISELLFLKKPMLLIPLTNSSSRGDQVLNAEYFSRQGYAEVILQDRVSTNTFIHAVNKLYTNKERYIQNMNGYKKTNNEGIHQLIDIINEVVK; the protein is encoded by the coding sequence ATGAATAAAAAGATTCTCTTTACTGGGGGCGGTACAGCCGGACACGTTATGATTAATATTGTATTAATTCCTAAATTTATAGAGCAAGGATGGAGAGTTGAGTATATTGGATCCAAAAATGGTATTGAAAAATCATTAGTGCAAAATGTTAAATACAATAGTGTCTCAACGGGGAAGCTTAGGAGATATTGGGATTTGGAGAACTTTAAAGATCCTTTCAAAATTATACACGGTTGTTTACAAAGCTATAAGTTGATTAAGAAAATAAAGCCTGATGTTATCTTTTCAGCAGGAGGATTTGTTTCAGTTCCTGTTGCTATAGGGGCATGGTTAAATCGTGTGCCTATAATTATACGTGAACCAGATAGCACATTAGGACTTGCCAATAAAATAGCATTACCTTTTGCTACAAAGCTATGCACAACATTTCCTCAGACAGGAGAAAATGTAAGTAATGAGAAGAAGGTTTATGTAGGACCAATTGTAAGGGGAGAACTTGAGAAGGGTAACGTATTACGAGGGAGAAGTTATTGTAAATTTCAGCAAGATAAACCAGTATTGTTAATTATGGGTGGGAGTCAAGGTGCTCAATGGATAAATAATATGGTAAGAAAAAGTTTGGAAACATTGTTATTAAATTTTAATATTGTTCATATGTGCGGTAAAGGGAAGGTAGATTCATCTATTGGCATGGAAGGTTATATGCAATTCGAATATATAGGGGAAGAGTTGCCGCATATACTAAATATGGCGAGTGTTGTAATTTCCAGAGCGGGTTCTACTGCTATTTCTGAATTGCTATTCTTGAAGAAACCGATGTTGCTTATCCCGTTAACTAACAGTTCCAGTAGAGGAGATCAAGTTTTAAATGCTGAATATTTTTCTCGGCAAGGATATGCGGAAGTTATACTCCAAGACAGAGTAAGTACGAATACATTTATACATGCAGTAAATAAGTTGTATACAAATAAGGAGAGATATATTCAAAACATGAATGGATATAAGAAAACCAATAATGAGGGGATTCATCAATTAATAGATATAATCAATGAAGTCGTGAAGTAA
- a CDS encoding NAD-dependent epimerase/dehydratase family protein has product MKKNASLLITGANGFTGRHACQYFLEQGFHVIPMFQNCTHREKNENGITCNLTNKSEVMKVIKQIKPDYVLHLAGRNSVIESWTAALEYVEINVIGTLYLLEAIKQEAPHCRTLVIGSALQADSINEMKISNPYSLSKTMQVIIAEAWGGLMDSNIIIAKPSNLIGPGVSNGICSILAKKMIDIESGRSKAIIEVNSLKDSRDFLDVRDAVKAYHVLLRDGINGKQYNVGSGVKRSLLNVLEQYKELTKLNFFIEETVKSGSDSNESLEIEEIKRLGWIPEIQFHQSLKDVLEYAKCNDICIQ; this is encoded by the coding sequence ATGAAAAAAAATGCGAGCCTTTTAATAACAGGTGCAAATGGTTTTACAGGACGCCATGCTTGCCAATATTTTTTAGAGCAGGGCTTTCATGTAATTCCTATGTTTCAAAATTGTACACATAGAGAAAAAAATGAAAATGGTATTACTTGTAATTTAACAAATAAGAGCGAAGTAATGAAGGTGATTAAACAAATAAAGCCAGATTATGTATTGCATTTAGCAGGAAGGAATTCGGTCATAGAGTCTTGGACAGCTGCACTTGAATATGTAGAGATTAATGTAATTGGGACGTTATATTTATTAGAAGCAATTAAGCAAGAAGCACCACATTGTAGAACGTTAGTTATAGGATCTGCTTTGCAAGCAGATAGTATAAACGAAATGAAAATTTCAAATCCATATAGTTTAAGTAAAACGATGCAAGTCATTATTGCAGAGGCTTGGGGCGGATTAATGGATTCAAATATTATTATTGCAAAGCCCTCAAACTTAATTGGTCCAGGAGTATCAAATGGCATTTGTTCGATTCTCGCAAAAAAAATGATAGATATAGAATCAGGTAGAAGTAAAGCCATTATTGAAGTAAACAGTTTGAAAGATAGCAGGGATTTTTTAGATGTACGTGATGCGGTTAAAGCGTATCATGTGTTATTACGAGATGGAATAAATGGAAAACAATATAATGTCGGGTCAGGAGTGAAACGATCTTTATTAAATGTACTAGAACAATATAAAGAATTAACAAAGCTAAATTTTTTCATAGAAGAAACAGTGAAAAGTGGGAGCGACTCAAATGAGAGTCTAGAAATAGAGGAAATAAAAAGATTAGGTTGGATCCCAGAAATTCAATTTCATCAATCATTAAAAGATGTACTTGAGTATGCAAAGTGTAATGACATCTGCATTCAATGA
- a CDS encoding YfmQ family protein: MTTWFIVTLFIFGAIKVLVSSMPTSVVESIISRFELHQKLEAENTSISIDGKNIEGEMKLQVIHEFNEALFLDKHYFPPYGEGIPIVINTKKGNKEIRFSLYSYEEHVDVIKQYKKKIVAYRLRSKSLQNPTSLMVTKDYA; the protein is encoded by the coding sequence ATGACAACATGGTTTATAGTTACATTATTTATTTTTGGAGCTATTAAAGTATTAGTTTCTAGTATGCCCACTTCTGTTGTAGAATCAATTATTAGTAGATTTGAATTGCATCAAAAGCTTGAGGCGGAGAATACCTCTATATCGATAGATGGAAAAAATATAGAGGGAGAAATGAAATTACAAGTTATTCATGAATTTAATGAGGCTTTATTTTTAGATAAACATTATTTTCCACCGTACGGGGAAGGCATACCAATTGTTATTAATACGAAGAAAGGGAATAAAGAGATTAGGTTTTCTCTGTATAGCTATGAGGAACACGTTGATGTAATAAAGCAATATAAGAAGAAAATCGTTGCCTATCGTTTACGTTCAAAAAGTCTTCAAAACCCTACATCATTAATGGTAACCAAAGATTATGCTTAA
- a CDS encoding DUF2515 domain-containing protein, whose product MYRSNSNYTYNGPSKALPLSLFDVKNELKQKSKLIHSGTMYKLTKEEQLIINNIKIQTEQLNKNNVTRTRAYYQFYIQHPEIHWALLGHMVSRNGGWNMTDLKGDLYTRILSEKDQITFFSFLERGNWLIFQDVYPQFLLYEQSLKKSQKLFHLLPHLNVSTFMETMWNDFWKTGNKKTLAIATIINEQNYLEKRVIQNVHFKKTVLNSIGFKLFDFFQFNHILFPFYENDKKQKVLLFGDTMKHFTSLHERILIGKRLYSLLFRDTHVLSQIISWAQHHPHTGSRKDYWPHLFSSVNETFSREFYKRRIKKCQLRNGAYRIYSPALSYAWRDIEHEEVDSEDWFTDWQVVNYLVDKEENINGQITEDYCKTLEKIELAILAKKNVLLREDE is encoded by the coding sequence ATGTACCGAAGCAATTCAAATTATACATATAACGGACCTTCCAAAGCACTGCCTCTCTCCCTATTTGATGTAAAAAATGAATTGAAACAAAAAAGCAAACTCATTCATTCTGGCACGATGTATAAATTAACGAAAGAAGAGCAACTCATTATTAACAACATAAAAATACAAACAGAACAGCTAAATAAAAATAATGTTACAAGAACACGCGCATACTACCAATTTTACATTCAACATCCAGAAATACATTGGGCACTACTTGGACATATGGTATCACGTAACGGCGGTTGGAATATGACTGATTTAAAGGGCGATTTATATACGAGAATTTTATCAGAGAAAGATCAAATTACATTTTTTTCTTTTTTAGAAAGAGGGAATTGGCTTATTTTCCAAGATGTTTATCCTCAATTTTTGCTGTACGAACAAAGTTTAAAAAAATCACAAAAGCTATTTCACCTTCTCCCTCACCTAAATGTTTCTACATTTATGGAAACGATGTGGAACGATTTTTGGAAAACAGGTAATAAAAAAACATTAGCGATTGCAACTATTATTAATGAACAAAACTATTTAGAAAAAAGAGTGATTCAAAATGTACACTTTAAAAAGACGGTACTAAATAGTATTGGATTTAAACTCTTTGATTTTTTTCAGTTTAATCATATCCTTTTCCCATTCTACGAAAATGATAAGAAACAAAAAGTATTACTATTTGGTGATACAATGAAGCATTTTACTTCCTTACATGAACGAATCTTAATCGGAAAAAGGTTGTATTCATTATTATTTCGGGATACACATGTTTTATCCCAAATAATAAGCTGGGCTCAACATCATCCGCATACAGGATCAAGGAAAGATTACTGGCCCCATTTATTTTCAAGTGTAAATGAAACTTTTTCCCGTGAATTTTATAAGCGCCGAATAAAGAAATGCCAGTTGCGTAATGGCGCTTATCGTATATACAGCCCTGCACTCAGCTACGCATGGCGAGATATTGAGCATGAAGAAGTTGACAGTGAAGATTGGTTTACGGACTGGCAAGTTGTAAATTACTTAGTGGATAAGGAGGAAAATATAAATGGACAAATTACAGAAGACTACTGTAAAACGCTCGAAAAAATTGAACTTGCCATTCTTGCAAAGAAAAATGTTCTCCTTCGAGAAGACGAATAA
- a CDS encoding YitT family protein: MRLTLFRYFLFFLGLIFFGLGNALAVKVKFLGLHPWEVLNMALYQRFGWTIGTWSVICGLCLVLISLLVDRKYINVGTFLNALLIGPIMDFFLQSNILPNASDYLWINLLILFSGIAITGIGGGMYVAAGIGAGPRDGFMLTISDKTGLSISRARIIVECVVLVIGFMLGGPVFIVTFLYTFIQSPIFQQSFKMFQTLLHTLQNKNKEQINENL, encoded by the coding sequence ATGAGGCTAACCCTCTTTCGCTATTTTCTTTTTTTCTTAGGATTAATTTTCTTTGGCCTTGGAAATGCTCTTGCAGTCAAAGTTAAATTTCTCGGTTTACATCCTTGGGAAGTTTTAAACATGGCTCTCTACCAAAGGTTTGGATGGACGATTGGTACGTGGAGTGTCATATGTGGGTTATGTCTCGTTCTCATTTCTTTACTAGTAGATCGAAAATATATAAATGTGGGAACATTTTTAAATGCACTACTTATCGGTCCTATTATGGACTTTTTCTTACAATCAAATATTCTTCCAAATGCTAGTGATTATTTATGGATAAACTTACTCATTTTATTTTCTGGTATTGCCATTACAGGTATCGGTGGAGGTATGTATGTTGCAGCTGGAATTGGCGCTGGACCTCGTGATGGATTCATGCTTACTATTTCCGATAAAACAGGTCTATCTATTAGCCGTGCTCGAATCATTGTAGAATGCGTTGTACTAGTTATTGGATTTATGCTCGGTGGTCCTGTTTTTATCGTAACTTTTCTATACACTTTTATTCAAAGTCCAATCTTTCAGCAATCATTTAAAATGTTTCAAACACTCCTACATACTTTACAAAACAAAAACAAAGAGCAAATTAATGAAAATTTATAA
- a CDS encoding PhzF family phenazine biosynthesis protein has product MEISVYVASAFSKDHKGGNKAGVVFIENTLTTTQKMAIAKQLGYAETAFISESEIADYKFEYFTPKEEVDLCGHATIGSFAILMHLNKLFRNRYTIETNSGVLTITIKDDIIFMEQNKPIFYDVVSPNEFIDCFDIKAIDNTYPIQIVSTGLKDILIPIKSETQLHTLQPNFEKIKEISKYYNVVGMHLYTFNDNRIICRNFAPLYDINEEAATGTSNGALACYLYEQHNLQKEVYVFEQGYSVHSPSEILVTLATNSNNKVEKVYVGGKGYYCETKYLNVENIE; this is encoded by the coding sequence ATGGAAATATCCGTCTATGTTGCAAGTGCATTCAGCAAGGATCATAAAGGTGGAAATAAAGCAGGAGTGGTATTTATTGAGAATACATTGACCACTACTCAAAAAATGGCAATAGCCAAACAACTGGGCTATGCGGAAACCGCATTTATATCAGAATCTGAAATTGCTGATTATAAATTTGAGTATTTTACACCAAAAGAAGAAGTTGATTTATGTGGTCATGCCACAATTGGCTCTTTCGCGATACTGATGCATTTAAATAAACTTTTCAGGAATCGCTATACGATTGAAACGAACAGCGGTGTTCTTACTATTACCATAAAAGATGACATCATATTCATGGAACAAAACAAACCGATATTCTATGATGTTGTATCTCCAAACGAGTTCATCGACTGTTTTGACATTAAAGCTATAGACAATACATACCCAATTCAAATTGTCTCCACGGGTTTAAAAGATATTTTAATTCCTATAAAAAGCGAAACACAATTACATACACTGCAACCTAATTTTGAAAAAATTAAAGAAATCAGCAAGTATTATAATGTTGTCGGGATGCATCTATATACTTTTAATGACAATCGTATTATATGCAGAAATTTTGCTCCACTATACGATATCAATGAAGAAGCAGCGACTGGAACTTCAAACGGTGCATTAGCTTGCTACCTTTATGAACAGCACAACTTGCAAAAAGAAGTCTATGTATTTGAACAAGGTTATTCTGTACACTCGCCTTCTGAAATATTAGTTACATTAGCAACCAATAGCAACAATAAAGTAGAAAAAGTTTATGTTGGCGGCAAAGGCTATTACTGTGAAACTAAGTATTTAAATGTAGAAAATATTGAGTGA
- a CDS encoding CBO0543 family protein, with the protein MFSFEKTNNLFALVITILLSSIIGTYLDAFFIAKQIYSFPVRPFPSIFSVNIGFTLFVLPILTTTFIQISKTLSVFSRTLFIVAIGICASIFEQIAERLGFFIHSVDWNHTYSLFGYMIFFSFIWKIYYFIQK; encoded by the coding sequence ATGTTCTCCTTCGAGAAGACGAATAACCTTTTCGCACTAGTTATTACAATCTTACTCTCTTCTATTATCGGGACTTACTTAGATGCTTTCTTTATTGCGAAACAAATATATTCCTTTCCGGTTAGACCCTTTCCCTCCATATTTTCAGTTAACATCGGCTTTACTTTGTTTGTACTACCAATTTTAACAACGACTTTTATACAAATTTCAAAAACATTATCTGTATTTTCTAGGACTCTATTTATTGTTGCAATAGGTATTTGTGCCAGCATTTTTGAACAGATTGCTGAAAGATTAGGTTTCTTTATTCATAGCGTAGATTGGAATCATACATACTCTTTATTTGGTTATATGATTTTCTTTTCTTTTATTTGGAAAATATATTATTTCATACAAAAATAA
- a CDS encoding bifunctional diguanylate cyclase/phosphodiesterase, with amino-acid sequence MKLNKNLQLCILIGTLICYSIYFMFFYLFPTHFSNSDVRFASLIVEAITFVSLIYSIYSKKVSSNPFWICITIAIGSFLLGKIVYTYQDSFFEIPIHRFTISDVFYMFFLLFCLIAFSYKILKECDKWEKAFFICDICIVLTSIFTLEWYLFNQPNLNIFSLSLGDVFLSFLYPIADLLFLLLGVSLFFRPTIFNSKRKIYIFIFVLISSATFNYIYFYLNNHLSTETITLLRLLYRIPILLIAIAGSISEDRNSHKNYFIVNPIIGKKALVVFPYLAVAILIGFTLKEQTASSTLIIGNCITFIFVLIRHSIVRMQNNSLTKRLQAFNAQLEEKVTLRTSDLVYKSEALSQKQQKFKSLYEYHPDPIFTIDLNGVFLNVNTAGNILLGAPTDELLGETCFSIILDEDKYKLASALEKVKQQESASLQLRSQYKDGFTYFLYVTIVPIMIDGQISGSYIMVKDITALKKQQEEIKYLAFHDTVTKIGNRAFFHKKLKRVIKHAKTTESEFALLYLDLDRFKAINDTLGHSAGDHILEEVAKRFQSCLPSHTHLSRIGGDEFTILIENYTDEDALFELCNQLFKSIEKPFVIYEHTLTLSLSIGIAIYPHSGIDTATLLKNANVAMYDAKTRELNAVSIYDDVIAKKIERRLRLEKDLPNAIQNEELFLLYQPQVDSESNKIIGAEALIRWNHPELGVISPYEFIPIAEETLQIIPIGKWTLEQACEQMKRWHALGYSHLKIGVNLSAKEFEQEDFVKSISSTLANTGLPASSLDLELTERIAMMDERETLIKLRTLKSLGIHISIDDFGTGYSSLAYLPLYPIDTLKIPREFITMSETCDDGMEIIKTIITLANTLGMSVIAEGVETKEHVNFLQKNKCQFIQGYYYSKPIHTNAFTELLEIGIHP; translated from the coding sequence TTGAAATTAAATAAAAATTTACAACTATGTATATTAATTGGAACATTAATATGTTATTCAATCTATTTTATGTTTTTTTATCTGTTCCCCACTCATTTTTCAAATTCAGATGTACGCTTCGCTTCACTTATTGTTGAAGCTATTACATTTGTGTCACTCATTTACTCTATATATTCTAAAAAAGTCAGTTCAAATCCGTTTTGGATATGTATCACAATAGCAATTGGTAGTTTTTTATTAGGAAAAATAGTATATACATATCAAGATAGCTTCTTCGAAATTCCAATACATCGTTTTACTATTTCTGATGTATTTTACATGTTTTTTCTACTCTTTTGTCTTATCGCTTTCAGTTATAAAATCTTAAAAGAATGCGATAAATGGGAAAAAGCGTTCTTTATTTGTGATATATGTATAGTACTTACTTCCATATTCACATTAGAGTGGTATTTATTTAATCAACCAAATTTAAATATATTCTCTCTTTCACTAGGAGATGTTTTTCTTTCATTTCTATATCCAATTGCAGATTTATTATTTCTTTTACTAGGTGTTAGTCTCTTTTTCCGTCCAACCATTTTTAATTCGAAACGGAAAATTTACATCTTTATTTTTGTATTAATAAGTTCTGCAACTTTTAACTATATTTATTTTTACCTAAATAACCATTTATCAACTGAAACGATAACATTATTACGTCTTTTATATAGAATACCTATATTACTTATTGCAATAGCTGGATCTATTTCAGAAGATCGTAATAGTCATAAAAATTATTTCATTGTAAACCCTATAATAGGAAAAAAAGCTCTAGTTGTATTTCCCTATCTTGCTGTTGCAATACTAATCGGGTTTACATTAAAAGAACAAACAGCATCTTCAACTCTCATTATAGGAAATTGTATTACTTTCATTTTCGTACTCATTCGTCATTCTATTGTACGTATGCAAAACAATTCCCTAACCAAACGTTTACAGGCATTTAATGCTCAACTAGAAGAAAAAGTTACTTTACGAACTTCTGATTTAGTTTATAAATCAGAGGCTCTATCTCAAAAACAACAAAAATTCAAATCATTATATGAATATCACCCTGATCCTATTTTTACAATTGATTTAAATGGAGTATTCTTAAATGTAAATACAGCTGGAAATATACTACTTGGAGCACCAACAGATGAGTTACTCGGTGAAACTTGTTTTTCGATTATTTTAGATGAAGACAAATATAAACTAGCATCAGCATTAGAAAAAGTGAAACAACAAGAATCGGCATCCTTGCAACTACGTTCTCAATATAAAGATGGCTTTACTTATTTTTTATACGTTACCATCGTCCCTATTATGATAGACGGGCAAATTTCAGGAAGTTATATTATGGTGAAAGATATTACTGCACTAAAAAAGCAGCAAGAAGAAATAAAATATTTAGCATTCCATGATACTGTAACGAAAATTGGGAACCGTGCCTTTTTCCATAAGAAATTAAAAAGAGTTATAAAACATGCTAAAACGACAGAAAGCGAGTTTGCACTATTATATTTAGACTTAGATCGCTTTAAAGCAATTAACGATACACTTGGACATTCGGCAGGAGATCACATATTAGAAGAAGTAGCGAAGCGATTCCAATCATGTCTTCCATCACATACGCATCTGTCAAGAATCGGTGGTGATGAGTTTACAATCTTAATTGAAAATTATACTGACGAAGATGCCTTATTCGAGTTATGTAATCAATTATTTAAAAGCATAGAAAAGCCGTTTGTCATATATGAGCATACATTAACTTTATCACTGAGTATCGGTATCGCTATTTATCCACATTCTGGAATCGATACTGCTACACTTTTGAAAAACGCTAATGTTGCAATGTATGATGCAAAGACAAGAGAGCTTAACGCTGTCTCTATTTATGACGATGTAATCGCTAAAAAAATTGAAAGACGATTACGATTAGAAAAAGATTTACCAAATGCAATACAAAATGAAGAATTGTTCCTTTTGTATCAACCTCAAGTTGATAGTGAATCTAATAAAATTATCGGTGCAGAAGCTCTAATTAGGTGGAATCATCCTGAATTAGGCGTTATTTCTCCATACGAGTTTATTCCAATTGCAGAAGAAACACTACAAATTATTCCAATAGGAAAATGGACATTAGAGCAGGCTTGTGAGCAAATGAAACGTTGGCACGCACTCGGATATTCACATTTAAAAATAGGTGTAAATTTATCTGCTAAAGAATTTGAACAAGAGGATTTTGTAAAGTCTATTTCTTCTACTTTAGCAAATACAGGTTTACCAGCAAGTTCTCTCGATCTTGAGTTAACAGAGCGAATTGCAATGATGGATGAGCGAGAAACATTGATAAAATTGCGTACACTAAAAAGTTTAGGGATTCACATTTCAATCGACGACTTTGGTACAGGCTATTCTTCGCTAGCTTACTTACCTTTATATCCAATCGATACATTAAAAATTCCAAGAGAATTTATTACAATGTCTGAAACATGTGACGATGGAATGGAAATTATTAAAACGATCATCACATTAGCAAATACATTAGGAATGTCTGTTATTGCTGAAGGTGTAGAAACGAAAGAACACGTGAATTTCCTTCAAAAAAATAAATGTCAGTTTATTCAAGGTTACTATTATAGTAAACCTATCCATACTAATGCATTTACTGAGCTATTAGAAATCGGGATTCACCCATAG
- a CDS encoding UDP-N-acetylglucosamine 4,6-dehydratase family protein, producing the protein MLDKIILITGGTGSWGHELIKQLLEKSPKEIRVFSRNETVQFEMQQQFINDDRLKFIIGDIRDKHQLIYACQGVHYVFHLAALKHVPVCEYYPYEAIKTNIHGTQNVIEASIQMQVEKVIYVSTDKAADPSNTYGMTKAIGEKLMVHANVQTKKTKFICVRGGNVLGTSGSVVPLFKKQIKKSSQVGITDANMTRFFLTIEDAVGLLFKAVYQGRGGEIFVMKMPACKITDLAEVLIEDSKKENVKLTEIGIRPGEKLSEMLLSEVESKTSISFDQNYFVVLPTMPIEGLQEYYASYPLVDVKSFSSQQDLLAKHEVKQMLLKGGFLQ; encoded by the coding sequence ATGCTAGATAAAATAATTTTAATCACTGGTGGCACAGGTTCGTGGGGACATGAACTTATAAAACAACTATTAGAAAAATCACCGAAAGAAATTAGGGTTTTTTCAAGAAATGAAACGGTTCAGTTTGAAATGCAGCAACAGTTTATAAATGATGATAGATTAAAATTTATTATTGGAGATATTCGTGACAAGCATCAATTAATCTATGCATGCCAAGGTGTACATTATGTATTCCATCTTGCAGCTTTAAAACACGTTCCAGTATGTGAGTATTATCCTTATGAAGCTATAAAAACTAATATACATGGTACGCAAAATGTAATTGAAGCATCTATACAGATGCAAGTTGAGAAAGTTATATATGTTTCAACGGATAAAGCAGCCGATCCATCAAATACGTATGGGATGACAAAAGCAATTGGTGAGAAGTTAATGGTTCATGCGAATGTACAAACGAAGAAAACAAAATTCATTTGTGTTCGTGGTGGAAATGTTTTAGGGACGAGTGGAAGTGTGGTACCGCTTTTTAAAAAACAAATTAAAAAATCTTCACAAGTAGGGATTACCGATGCAAATATGACTAGATTTTTCTTAACAATTGAAGATGCTGTTGGATTGTTATTTAAAGCCGTATATCAAGGTAGAGGCGGGGAAATCTTTGTTATGAAAATGCCGGCATGTAAAATAACAGATTTAGCAGAAGTGTTAATTGAAGATTCAAAAAAAGAAAATGTGAAGTTAACAGAGATAGGGATAAGGCCGGGTGAAAAATTAAGTGAAATGCTTTTATCTGAGGTAGAGAGTAAAACGAGTATAAGTTTTGATCAAAATTATTTTGTGGTACTACCGACTATGCCTATAGAAGGGCTTCAAGAATATTATGCTAGTTATCCGCTTGTGGATGTGAAGAGTTTTAGCTCACAACAAGACTTACTTGCAAAACATGAGGTGAAACAAATGTTATTAAAGGGAGGTTTTTTACAATGA
- a CDS encoding histidine phosphatase family protein has protein sequence MNTYIYMVRHGESPRLEGSERTRGLTEKGKMDTHRVTDVLKMEGIDTFISSPYNRAMLTIEAAANFYEKEIIVYENLKECRFVSEDQIIPDKEVYPLVKKMFSNPDFAHMEGESYKDCQRRVVKVLKEILMDFQGQKIVIGTHGLVMTLMMNCFDNQYGFEFLINTSKPDIYKLEFNDEQLLNVEKLWIGE, from the coding sequence ATGAATACATATATTTATATGGTTAGGCATGGTGAATCACCAAGATTAGAAGGGAGTGAAAGAACACGGGGATTAACTGAAAAAGGAAAAATGGATACTCATAGAGTGACTGACGTATTAAAAATGGAGGGAATTGATACTTTTATTTCAAGTCCTTATAATCGGGCTATGTTAACGATTGAAGCGGCAGCTAATTTCTATGAAAAAGAAATAATAGTATATGAAAATCTCAAAGAATGTAGGTTTGTAAGTGAGGATCAGATTATACCAGATAAAGAGGTGTATCCACTTGTAAAGAAGATGTTCTCTAATCCTGACTTTGCACATATGGAAGGAGAGTCATATAAGGATTGTCAGAGACGGGTAGTGAAAGTGTTAAAGGAAATATTAATGGATTTTCAAGGGCAAAAAATTGTAATTGGCACACATGGACTTGTAATGACTTTAATGATGAATTGCTTTGATAATCAATACGGATTTGAATTTCTTATAAATACATCAAAGCCCGACATATATAAGCTGGAATTTAATGATGAACAATTATTGAATGTAGAAAAATTATGGATAGGAGAATGA
- a CDS encoding DUF6572 domain-containing protein yields MNGYEVIDNQNMLFLSIVDTLDWRDEEAHVLHLSEAINKYRAYVEEERVNRLKSALEAETRYVIQVFAQYECSEYGNDFYELIKDLLKDIEVELNIYINDKVIYI; encoded by the coding sequence ATGAATGGTTATGAAGTAATAGATAATCAAAATATGCTATTTCTTTCAATTGTTGATACGCTGGACTGGAGGGATGAAGAAGCACATGTTTTGCATCTTTCAGAGGCAATAAATAAATATCGAGCGTATGTAGAAGAAGAAAGAGTTAATCGACTAAAGTCAGCATTAGAGGCGGAAACTAGGTATGTGATTCAAGTCTTTGCTCAATATGAGTGTAGTGAGTATGGAAATGATTTTTATGAACTCATTAAAGATCTTTTAAAAGATATAGAGGTGGAGTTAAATATTTATATAAATGATAAAGTTATTTACATTTAA